The Vidua macroura isolate BioBank_ID:100142 chromosome 9, ASM2450914v1, whole genome shotgun sequence genome has a window encoding:
- the MOB3C gene encoding MOB kinase activator 3C yields the protein MALCLKQVFNKDKTFRPRKKFEPGTQRFELYKKAQASLKSGLDLKAVVQLPPGESINDWIAVHVVDFFNRINLIYGTMSEYCTERSCPIMSGGLKYEYRWQDDSKYKKPTKLSAPQYMCMLMDWIEMLINNEDIFPTRIGVPFPKQFQQVCTKILTRLFRVFVHVYIHHFDSIINMGAEAHVNTCYKHFYYFIREFSLIDHRELEPLKEMTERICH from the exons ATGGCCCTGTGTCTCAAGCAAGTCTTCAACAAAGACAAAACGTTCCGTCCCCGAAAGAAGTTTGAGCCGGGCACGCAGCGCTTTGAGCTGTACAAGAAAGCCCAGGCCTCCCTCAAGTCCGGGCTGGACCTGAAGGCCGTGGTGCAGCTGCCTCCCGGCGAGAGCATCAACGACTGGATCGCCGTGCACGTGGTGGACTTCTTCAACCGCATCAACCTCATCTACGGCACCATGTCGGAGTACTGCACCGAGAGGAGCTGCCCCATCATGTCCGGGGGGCTCAAGTACGAGTACAGGTGGCAGGACGACAGCAAGTACAAGAAGCCGACCAAGCTGTCGGCCCCACAGTACATGTGCATGCTGATGGACTGGATCGAGATGCTCATTAACAACGAGGACATCTTCCCCACCAGGATAG GTGTTCCCTTCCCCAAGCAGTTCCAGCAAGTTTGCACCAAGATCCTCACCCGCCTCTTCCGTGTCTTTGTGCATGTCTACATCCACCACTTTGACAGCATCATCAACATGGGTGCTGAGGCTCACGTCAACACCTGCTACAAGCACTTCTACTATTTCATCAGGGAGTTCAGCCTCATCGACCACCGGGAGCTGGAGCCTTTG AAAGAAATGACAGAACGAATTTGCCACTGA